A window of Corallococcus macrosporus DSM 14697 contains these coding sequences:
- a CDS encoding YifB family Mg chelatase-like AAA ATPase encodes MLARVRSGALMGIDVVVVECEVDMALGLPYFNVVGQAEGAVRESKVRVISALKNTGFELPQKRITVNLAPADLKKEGAAFELPIALGVLAAAKLMDEAPLGRLLFGGELSLDGGLRPIKGVLPLAVAALNGGFEGVMVPLANAAEAALVEGLRVFPVRTLREAVDHLTGACAITPYERQREPSLLPPTGQMPDMSDVRGQADLKLALEIAAAGGHNVLMSGPPGSGKTMLARRLPGILPEMTFAEAMEVTKVYSVLGLLGEGHALMRERPFRAPHHTLSDAGLVGGGPSARPGELSLAHNGVLFLDELPEFRRNVLEVLRQPMEEGVIHLARANQNITYPCRVMLVAAMNPCPCGYYNVPNRPCTCGEQRVFDYLTRVSGPLLDRIDISIQTRPVEYHHMARSTVQEPSSRYYRERAQAARERQRARYRDEPGLHCNAQLPAHLLRRYCGMSERAEAMLQQAVRMYGLSARAHDRIVKLALTRADLEGHGRIEQSDMQLAINCRMLDRRGAAQGKLHGSRPAPPSGDAAWRAVAGPSGRASPLEDLDG; translated from the coding sequence ATGCTGGCGAGGGTGCGGTCGGGGGCGTTGATGGGTATCGACGTGGTGGTGGTGGAGTGCGAGGTCGACATGGCGCTCGGCCTCCCCTACTTCAACGTCGTCGGGCAGGCGGAGGGCGCGGTCCGGGAGTCGAAGGTGCGGGTCATCTCCGCGCTGAAGAACACGGGCTTCGAGCTGCCCCAGAAGCGAATCACCGTGAATCTGGCGCCCGCTGATTTGAAGAAGGAGGGCGCGGCATTCGAGCTGCCCATCGCGCTGGGCGTCCTGGCGGCGGCGAAGCTGATGGATGAGGCGCCGCTGGGACGGCTTCTCTTTGGAGGCGAGCTGTCTTTGGACGGTGGCCTCCGTCCCATCAAAGGGGTGCTTCCCCTGGCGGTCGCGGCGCTCAACGGCGGTTTCGAGGGCGTCATGGTGCCCTTGGCCAACGCCGCGGAGGCCGCGCTCGTGGAGGGCCTCCGGGTGTTCCCAGTGAGAACCTTGCGAGAGGCGGTGGACCACCTGACCGGGGCCTGCGCCATCACGCCCTACGAGAGGCAGCGCGAGCCCAGCCTCCTGCCGCCGACAGGGCAGATGCCTGACATGTCCGACGTTCGCGGGCAGGCGGACCTGAAGCTCGCGCTCGAAATCGCCGCGGCGGGTGGCCACAACGTCCTGATGTCCGGGCCACCGGGCTCCGGGAAGACGATGCTCGCGCGGCGACTGCCCGGCATCCTCCCGGAGATGACCTTCGCCGAGGCCATGGAGGTGACCAAGGTCTACTCGGTGCTGGGGCTGCTGGGCGAAGGTCACGCGTTGATGCGCGAGCGCCCCTTCCGCGCGCCCCACCACACGCTCTCCGACGCCGGCCTGGTGGGAGGTGGCCCCTCGGCGAGGCCCGGAGAGCTCTCACTCGCGCACAATGGCGTGCTCTTCCTCGATGAACTGCCGGAGTTCCGGAGGAACGTGCTCGAAGTGCTGCGCCAACCCATGGAGGAAGGCGTCATCCACCTGGCACGCGCCAACCAGAACATCACCTACCCCTGCCGGGTGATGCTGGTGGCCGCGATGAACCCCTGCCCGTGCGGCTACTACAACGTCCCCAACCGGCCCTGTACCTGCGGTGAGCAGCGCGTCTTCGACTACCTCACGCGCGTGAGCGGCCCATTGCTGGACCGCATCGACATCAGCATCCAGACGCGCCCGGTGGAGTACCACCACATGGCCCGGTCAACGGTCCAAGAGCCCTCCAGCCGCTACTACCGTGAGCGCGCCCAGGCCGCGCGCGAGCGTCAACGCGCCCGCTATCGGGATGAGCCAGGCCTCCATTGCAACGCACAGCTCCCCGCGCACCTCTTGCGCCGGTACTGCGGCATGAGCGAGCGGGCGGAGGCCATGCTTCAACAAGCGGTGCGGATGTATGGACTGTCCGCGCGAGCCCACGACCGCATCGTGAAGCTGGCGCTGACGCGCGCGGACCTCGAGGGGCACGGCCGCATCGAGCAATCCGACATGCAGCTCGCCATCAACTGCCGCATGCTGGACCGACGGGGCGCGGCCCAGGGCAAGCTGCATGGAAGCCGCCCCGCCCCGCCATCCGGAGACGCGGCATGGCGAGCAGTCGCCGGGCCTTCCGGCAGGGCCAGCCCGCTGGAGGACCTCGACGGTTGA
- a CDS encoding DUF2378 family protein codes for MADELLIFEQTIEALFLRALHGRLTPECKARLRQAGLDLDQKLRPAYAFDAWMTFLRIAAEELFPQLPLEQGTWKLGEAYIEGFRETMLGRAVLSLLRVLGPRRTLMRATQNFRAGNNYTESKLRELGPCQFELWMNEVGPYPAFTAGIIHAGLKVAGAQDILIEMSGYDGHACVYRINWNEASVSSGVAGSGDSKAASRSGSINSL; via the coding sequence ATGGCCGACGAGCTTCTCATTTTCGAGCAGACCATCGAAGCCCTGTTCCTGCGGGCCCTGCACGGGCGCCTGACGCCCGAGTGCAAGGCGCGGCTGCGTCAGGCAGGGCTCGACCTGGACCAGAAGCTCCGTCCGGCCTACGCCTTCGATGCGTGGATGACGTTCCTGCGCATCGCCGCGGAGGAGCTCTTCCCCCAGCTCCCGCTCGAGCAGGGCACCTGGAAGCTGGGCGAAGCCTACATCGAGGGCTTCCGCGAGACGATGCTGGGACGCGCCGTCCTGTCACTGCTGCGCGTGCTGGGGCCCCGGCGGACGCTGATGCGGGCCACGCAGAACTTCCGCGCGGGCAACAACTACACCGAGTCGAAGCTGCGCGAGCTGGGCCCCTGCCAGTTCGAGCTGTGGATGAACGAGGTAGGCCCCTACCCCGCCTTCACCGCGGGCATCATCCACGCGGGGCTGAAGGTGGCCGGCGCTCAGGACATCCTCATCGAGATGTCCGGCTACGACGGCCACGCCTGCGTCTACCGTATCAACTGGAACGAGGCCTCGGTCTCCTCCGGCGTGGCCGGCAGCGGCGACTCCAAGGCGGCCAGCAGGTCGGGGTCCATCAACTCCCTGTAG
- a CDS encoding ExbD/TolR family protein, producing the protein MAGRKQRQWVKPQAQPNSEINVTPLVDVVLVLLIIFMVVTPLLEKDIVVRVPDTEVEQEPTPPDPDDQQLVVQLDKDGGYSINTEKIPQADYVNRLKRMLAAKKADDKVVFFMADDATNYGRLITALDGAKAAGAKVLGMATELPQNAIIQGTSVDTPTPPPAPTP; encoded by the coding sequence ATGGCCGGACGCAAGCAACGGCAGTGGGTCAAGCCCCAGGCGCAGCCGAACTCGGAGATCAACGTCACGCCGCTGGTCGACGTGGTGCTGGTGCTCCTCATCATCTTCATGGTCGTCACCCCGCTCCTCGAGAAGGACATCGTGGTGCGTGTGCCGGACACCGAGGTCGAACAGGAGCCGACGCCTCCCGACCCGGACGACCAGCAGTTGGTGGTGCAGTTGGACAAGGACGGCGGCTACTCCATCAACACGGAGAAGATTCCGCAGGCCGACTACGTGAACCGGCTCAAGCGCATGCTGGCCGCCAAGAAGGCGGACGACAAGGTCGTCTTCTTCATGGCGGATGACGCCACCAACTACGGCCGGCTCATCACTGCGCTGGACGGCGCGAAGGCCGCTGGCGCCAAGGTGCTCGGCATGGCCACGGAGCTCCCGCAGAACGCCATCATCCAGGGGACCTCCGTCGACACGCCGACGCCGCCCCCCGCCCCCACGCCCTGA
- a CDS encoding ExbD/TolR family protein, whose amino-acid sequence MGMSAGPKGGVKSDINVTPLVDVVLVLLIIFMVVTPMLQRGKSVELPKATEIEKEGKKTEADPVILSITPDKKVFVENDQVDEKGLQEKLTEEMLKDPGRKILLKGDNALSVGDVRKVLDVARKSKAKQISLGVEEKK is encoded by the coding sequence ATGGGAATGTCAGCAGGCCCCAAAGGGGGCGTCAAGAGCGACATCAACGTCACGCCGCTGGTCGACGTGGTGCTGGTGCTCCTCATCATCTTCATGGTCGTCACCCCGATGCTTCAGCGTGGCAAGTCCGTGGAGCTCCCGAAGGCCACCGAGATCGAGAAGGAAGGCAAAAAGACGGAAGCCGACCCCGTCATCCTCTCCATCACCCCGGACAAGAAGGTGTTCGTGGAGAACGACCAGGTGGATGAGAAGGGGCTTCAGGAGAAGCTCACCGAAGAGATGCTGAAGGATCCAGGCAGGAAGATCCTGCTGAAGGGCGACAACGCGCTCAGCGTCGGTGACGTCCGCAAGGTGCTGGACGTGGCCCGTAAGTCCAAGGCCAAGCAGATCTCCCTGGGCGTCGAGGAGAAGAAGTAA
- a CDS encoding MotA/TolQ/ExbB proton channel family protein: MQFTLAEIWAHTGLFARSVIFTLGIMSIASLVVMAERMIVFRKTRSDSRNFAAKMGAILAKGDLNTAANTNLGKDVGHLGRVINSGLTAYRISPNNKDVAVESVARALERQAQREVQSMKRGLGLLATVGSTAPFVGLLGTTMGIVNAFQLMAAAGSGGLGTISAGIAEALITTAFGLLVAIPAVMAYNFLQGWVDARSVDISESSNEFLDVVARHLGGGAHSSNAA, translated from the coding sequence ATGCAATTCACTCTCGCAGAAATCTGGGCGCACACGGGCCTCTTCGCCCGTTCGGTCATCTTCACCCTGGGCATCATGTCCATCGCCTCGCTGGTCGTGATGGCGGAGCGCATGATCGTCTTCCGCAAGACGCGGTCCGACAGCCGCAACTTCGCCGCGAAGATGGGTGCCATCCTGGCCAAGGGCGACCTGAACACGGCCGCCAACACCAACCTGGGCAAGGACGTGGGCCACCTGGGCCGCGTGATCAACTCCGGTCTGACGGCGTACCGGATCAGCCCGAACAACAAGGACGTGGCGGTGGAGTCCGTGGCCCGCGCGCTGGAGCGTCAGGCGCAGCGCGAGGTCCAGAGCATGAAGCGCGGCCTGGGCCTGCTCGCCACGGTCGGCTCGACGGCGCCGTTCGTCGGTCTGCTCGGCACGACGATGGGTATCGTCAACGCCTTCCAGCTCATGGCCGCGGCCGGCTCCGGTGGTCTCGGCACCATCTCCGCCGGTATCGCCGAGGCGCTCATCACCACGGCCTTCGGTCTGCTCGTCGCCATCCCCGCGGTGATGGCGTACAACTTCCTGCAGGGCTGGGTGGACGCGCGCTCGGTGGACATCTCCGAGTCGTCCAACGAGTTCCTGGACGTCGTGGCCCGCCACCTCGGCGGTGGCGCCCACTCCTCAAACGCGGCCTGA
- a CDS encoding energy transducer TonB has protein sequence MFDSVLDRGQGPKSRFGVGATVSVILHVALFGLSIWLSTRPPVEEEKEIEVTLKATMAPPPPPPPPPPPPASSSKPKTQPKKPKKPDAIVQPKEIPKEAPKEVEPSEEPPADEEEASEEAVEGGVEGGVVGGVVGGVVGGVIGGVVGGQLGGTGTDVLPFGAGMTRPEKLSGPQPGYSREALEARVQGTMIVKCVVTVEGRVENCRIIKPLPHMDRSVLDALTSSRYKPVTFQGRPVQVDYTFTLNFKLPR, from the coding sequence ATGTTCGATTCAGTCCTTGACCGTGGTCAGGGGCCCAAGTCGCGGTTCGGCGTCGGGGCCACTGTCTCGGTTATCCTCCATGTGGCGCTGTTCGGCCTCTCCATCTGGCTGTCGACGCGGCCGCCCGTCGAGGAGGAGAAGGAGATTGAGGTCACGCTGAAGGCGACCATGGCTCCGCCTCCGCCACCTCCGCCTCCTCCGCCTCCTCCCGCCTCCTCGAGCAAGCCGAAGACGCAGCCGAAGAAGCCCAAGAAGCCGGACGCCATCGTCCAGCCGAAGGAGATTCCGAAGGAGGCCCCGAAGGAAGTGGAGCCCTCCGAAGAGCCTCCCGCGGATGAAGAAGAGGCGAGCGAAGAGGCCGTCGAGGGCGGCGTGGAAGGCGGCGTGGTGGGTGGCGTCGTCGGTGGCGTGGTCGGTGGTGTGATTGGCGGCGTGGTGGGCGGCCAGCTCGGCGGAACGGGAACCGACGTGCTCCCCTTCGGCGCGGGCATGACCCGTCCGGAGAAGCTGTCCGGTCCTCAGCCCGGGTACTCTCGCGAGGCGCTCGAGGCTCGCGTCCAGGGAACGATGATCGTGAAGTGCGTCGTCACCGTGGAAGGTCGAGTGGAGAACTGCCGGATCATCAAGCCCCTGCCCCACATGGACCGGAGCGTCCTGGACGCGCTGACGTCGTCGCGCTACAAGCCGGTCACGTTCCAGGGACGTCCTGTGCAGGTGGACTACACCTTCACCCTGAACTTCAAGCTGCCGCGCTGA
- a CDS encoding TonB-dependent receptor: MHLNRVLRETGVVVAAGLLYGSAAFAQSSVIIGTVIDAQSRQPAADVVVTATSPNLQGEQTVVTDAQGNYRIPQLPPGDYTLRFEKEQFKPYARSAIQLRLNRTIRVNVELLPEALGEDIVIVGAPPTIDVGSTTMGVNVDQEFIKRIAVARPGGKAGGTRSFESLAELAPGAQNDDYGVSINGSTSPENGYVVDGLSTNDPAFGVNASPLSIEFVQDVNIITGGYMPEFGRSTGGVINAVTRSGSNEFHGSVFANWTPGSLEGTRTEIRREGTVISGQNQLSNLGDFGATLGGPILKDKLWFFAGFAPSFTRYQHTRTLNALRVDDQGNTVTDESGFTLADAIPGSATNYFADSRSIQYMGKLTYLINQDHNVSFALNGTPTSSGGLGKLSIDPRSGGLPGVLASRPGDFGLTETNANTTSLALKYAGAFADKKVLVDANLGWFHQTASTLPGDGSNLGDRTGLAGYSRMLYNTPRPLTFFEALPAGQENACGATDEERMLRCPIQSYTVGGPGFMSEQTLDRYQANAKATYLLNALGTHVFKAGVDVEMLSFDQVKAYGGGVYYQEYEGGWTGGQGPAVQDYRRYGYQTGPDSAVSQLTQIAKTTSTTVGGFIQDSWSIANRVTLNLGVRYDVQALYGGNGDLSLLLGNQWSPRIGAVVDPFANGRAKLFVNFARYYEQVPLNLMDRAFPGENRITSVQRMAAPGEGSATACDPSSYESQQATCGNGNNLLEIPESSRNVNRLYTGGTVGGTPVDPDIKPQSSNEIVVGGEYEVLANTRLGASYTHKNMNSVIEDMSRDAGATYFLGNPGSGFAQEFPTPVRNYDNVTVYLNRTFSDGWLAQANYTWSRLHGNYPGLFRPETGQLDPNILSDFDLIELLQNRTGLLPFDRTHQIKIFGAKEFNISNALSASLGVSYRGNSGTPINYYGSHWGYGPDESFVLPRGAGGRTPWINTIDSNIGVNYRVSKDSVVSFTLDVFNLFNFQGVTAVDQTYTLRNIKPIPNGTPADLENLPGRVEFQDESPREAPFGSVDGDVNPNFKNPAGYQTPRQVRFGIRYTF; this comes from the coding sequence ATGCACTTGAACCGAGTGCTCCGGGAAACCGGAGTTGTTGTCGCCGCAGGTCTGCTGTACGGATCGGCGGCTTTCGCCCAGTCGAGCGTGATCATCGGTACCGTGATCGACGCTCAAAGCCGGCAGCCTGCCGCTGACGTCGTGGTGACCGCGACCTCGCCCAACCTTCAGGGCGAGCAGACGGTCGTCACGGACGCCCAGGGTAACTACCGCATCCCCCAGTTGCCCCCCGGCGACTATACGCTGCGGTTCGAGAAGGAGCAGTTCAAGCCTTACGCCCGCTCGGCCATCCAGCTCCGCCTGAACCGCACCATCCGCGTCAACGTGGAGCTGCTCCCTGAGGCGCTCGGTGAGGATATTGTCATCGTCGGCGCGCCCCCGACCATCGACGTGGGCTCCACGACGATGGGCGTGAACGTCGATCAGGAGTTCATCAAGCGCATCGCCGTTGCGCGTCCGGGTGGCAAGGCCGGCGGCACCCGGTCCTTCGAGTCCCTGGCCGAGCTCGCGCCTGGCGCCCAGAACGACGACTACGGCGTGTCCATCAACGGCTCGACCTCGCCTGAGAACGGCTACGTGGTGGACGGTCTGTCCACGAACGACCCGGCCTTCGGCGTGAACGCCAGCCCGCTGAGCATCGAGTTCGTGCAGGACGTGAACATCATCACCGGCGGTTACATGCCGGAGTTCGGCCGGTCCACCGGCGGCGTCATCAACGCGGTCACCCGGTCGGGCTCCAACGAGTTCCACGGCTCCGTGTTCGCGAACTGGACGCCGGGCAGCCTCGAGGGCACCCGGACGGAGATCCGCCGGGAAGGCACGGTCATCTCCGGTCAGAACCAGCTGAGCAACCTGGGCGACTTCGGTGCCACCCTCGGTGGTCCGATCCTCAAGGACAAGCTGTGGTTCTTCGCCGGCTTCGCGCCGTCGTTCACCCGCTACCAGCACACCCGCACGCTCAACGCGCTGCGCGTGGACGACCAGGGTAACACGGTCACGGACGAGAGCGGCTTCACGCTCGCGGACGCCATCCCCGGCTCCGCGACGAACTACTTCGCCGACTCCCGCTCCATTCAGTACATGGGCAAGTTGACGTACCTCATCAACCAGGACCACAACGTGTCGTTCGCCCTGAACGGCACGCCGACCTCGTCGGGTGGCCTGGGCAAGCTGTCGATCGACCCCCGCTCGGGTGGCCTTCCTGGCGTGCTGGCGTCGCGCCCGGGTGACTTCGGCCTGACGGAGACCAACGCGAACACGACGTCGCTGGCCCTGAAGTACGCCGGTGCCTTCGCGGACAAGAAGGTCCTCGTCGACGCGAACCTCGGCTGGTTCCACCAGACCGCGTCCACGCTGCCGGGTGACGGCAGCAACCTGGGCGACCGCACGGGTCTGGCCGGCTACTCGCGCATGCTGTACAACACCCCGCGCCCGCTGACCTTCTTCGAGGCTCTGCCTGCCGGTCAGGAAAACGCCTGCGGCGCCACCGACGAAGAGCGGATGCTCCGCTGCCCGATCCAGAGCTACACGGTGGGCGGCCCTGGCTTCATGAGCGAGCAGACCCTGGATCGCTACCAGGCGAACGCGAAGGCCACCTACCTGCTGAACGCGCTGGGCACGCACGTGTTCAAGGCCGGTGTGGACGTCGAAATGCTGTCGTTCGACCAGGTCAAGGCGTACGGCGGCGGCGTCTACTACCAGGAGTACGAGGGTGGCTGGACGGGTGGTCAGGGACCGGCGGTCCAGGACTACCGTCGCTACGGCTACCAGACGGGCCCTGATTCGGCTGTCAGCCAGTTGACCCAGATCGCGAAGACCACCAGCACCACGGTGGGTGGCTTCATCCAGGACTCCTGGTCCATCGCGAATCGGGTGACCCTGAACCTGGGCGTCCGCTACGACGTGCAGGCGCTCTACGGCGGCAACGGTGACCTCTCGCTGCTCCTCGGCAACCAATGGTCGCCGCGCATCGGCGCCGTCGTCGACCCGTTCGCCAACGGTCGCGCCAAGCTGTTCGTGAACTTCGCTCGCTACTACGAGCAGGTTCCGCTCAACTTGATGGACCGCGCGTTCCCGGGCGAGAACCGGATCACGTCCGTCCAGCGCATGGCCGCGCCGGGCGAGGGCAGCGCCACTGCGTGCGACCCGTCCAGCTACGAGAGCCAGCAGGCGACGTGCGGCAATGGGAACAACCTGCTCGAGATTCCGGAGAGCAGCCGCAACGTGAACCGCCTCTACACGGGCGGAACGGTCGGTGGCACGCCGGTTGACCCCGACATCAAGCCGCAGTCGTCCAACGAAATCGTGGTCGGTGGTGAGTACGAAGTGCTGGCGAACACCCGCCTGGGTGCGAGCTATACTCACAAGAACATGAACTCGGTCATCGAGGACATGAGCCGCGATGCCGGTGCCACGTACTTCCTCGGCAACCCGGGTAGCGGCTTCGCGCAGGAGTTCCCGACGCCGGTCCGCAACTACGACAACGTCACGGTCTACCTGAACCGTACGTTCTCCGACGGCTGGCTTGCCCAGGCCAACTACACCTGGTCCCGCCTGCACGGTAACTACCCCGGTCTGTTCCGTCCTGAGACGGGCCAGCTCGACCCGAACATCCTGTCGGACTTCGACCTCATCGAGCTCCTCCAGAACCGCACGGGTCTGCTGCCCTTCGACCGTACGCACCAGATCAAGATCTTCGGTGCGAAGGAGTTCAACATCTCGAACGCCCTGTCGGCGAGCCTGGGTGTCTCCTACCGCGGTAACTCGGGTACGCCGATCAACTACTACGGTTCGCACTGGGGCTACGGTCCGGACGAGTCCTTCGTGCTGCCCCGTGGCGCTGGCGGCCGCACGCCGTGGATCAACACCATCGACTCCAACATTGGCGTGAACTACCGCGTCAGCAAGGACAGCGTGGTGTCCTTCACCCTGGACGTGTTCAACCTCTTCAACTTCCAGGGCGTGACCGCGGTGGACCAGACCTACACCCTCCGCAACATCAAGCCCATCCCCAACGGAACGCCTGCCGACCTGGAGAACCTCCCGGGCCGCGTCGAGTTCCAGGATGAGTCTCCGCGTGAGGCGCCGTTCGGTAGCGTTGATGGCGACGTGAACCCGAACTTCAAGAACCCGGCTGGGTACCAGACGCCCCGCCAGGTTCGTTTCGGCATCCGGTACACGTTCTAG
- a CDS encoding radical SAM protein produces MEGRYSLIERVRALLADEAGTLYKAAPYRVALCYPSPYHVGMSSLGYQAIYREVHEHAGATAERVFLPDDVEAFKRTRTPLFTWESQSPVANFDMLAFSVAYELELTGLFSMLELTGVPLLAEERRDGRYPLVVGGGPLTFSNPDPLEPFVDVLVQGEAEDLIHLLVDAAATMERDALLAHLARIPGFRVPGRGGARYHVAKATDARLPARSQIVTPHTELRSMFLIEPERGCSRGCHYCVMRRTTNGGMRTVPPERVLSLIPEHARRVGLVGAAVTDHPRIVELLRTIVESGREVGVSSLRADRLTQELVDQLRRGGATNLTVAADGPSQRLRDMVDRKHSEEQIVRAATFARTAGMKQLKVYNVVGLPTEEDADIDELIRFTAELSRILPVALGVAPFVAKRNTPLDGAPFTGIREVEGRLERLRKGLRGRAEVRPTSARWAWVEYMLAQCGPEAGLAAMDAWKAGGNFSAWKKAFEARGCEPYLARRVEDGRRNPVLWPTVPGTAPPASAA; encoded by the coding sequence ATGGAGGGCCGTTACTCACTCATCGAGCGCGTCCGCGCGCTGTTGGCGGACGAAGCGGGCACGCTGTACAAGGCGGCGCCCTACCGGGTGGCCCTCTGCTATCCGAGCCCCTACCACGTGGGCATGAGCTCGCTCGGCTACCAGGCCATCTACCGGGAAGTCCATGAGCACGCCGGGGCGACGGCCGAGCGCGTCTTCCTCCCCGATGACGTGGAGGCCTTCAAGCGCACCCGGACGCCGCTCTTCACCTGGGAGTCCCAGTCCCCCGTTGCCAACTTCGACATGCTGGCCTTCTCCGTGGCCTACGAGCTGGAGCTGACGGGGCTCTTCTCCATGCTGGAGCTGACAGGCGTGCCGCTGCTGGCCGAGGAGCGCCGGGACGGCCGCTATCCGCTCGTGGTGGGCGGCGGCCCGTTGACCTTCTCCAATCCGGATCCGCTGGAGCCCTTCGTGGACGTGCTCGTCCAGGGCGAGGCGGAGGACCTGATTCACCTCCTGGTGGACGCCGCGGCCACCATGGAGCGCGACGCCCTCCTGGCGCACCTGGCCCGCATTCCAGGCTTCCGGGTGCCGGGGCGGGGCGGGGCGCGTTACCACGTGGCCAAGGCGACCGACGCCCGGCTGCCGGCCCGTTCTCAAATCGTGACGCCGCACACCGAGCTGCGCTCGATGTTCCTCATCGAGCCGGAGCGGGGCTGCTCACGGGGCTGTCATTACTGCGTCATGCGGCGCACCACGAACGGGGGCATGCGCACGGTGCCACCGGAGCGGGTGCTGTCCCTGATTCCGGAGCATGCCCGCCGGGTGGGCCTCGTGGGCGCGGCGGTGACGGACCACCCTCGCATCGTCGAGCTGCTCCGGACGATTGTCGAGTCCGGCCGAGAGGTGGGGGTCTCCTCCCTGCGCGCGGACCGGCTGACGCAGGAGCTGGTGGATCAGCTCCGGCGGGGAGGGGCCACCAACCTCACGGTGGCGGCCGACGGCCCGTCCCAGCGGCTGCGGGACATGGTGGACCGGAAGCACTCCGAGGAGCAGATTGTCCGGGCCGCGACCTTCGCCCGCACGGCGGGGATGAAGCAGCTCAAGGTCTACAACGTGGTGGGGCTGCCCACGGAAGAGGACGCGGACATCGACGAGCTCATCCGTTTCACCGCCGAGCTTTCGCGCATCCTCCCGGTGGCGCTGGGCGTGGCGCCCTTCGTGGCCAAGCGCAACACACCCCTGGACGGCGCGCCCTTCACGGGCATCCGCGAGGTGGAAGGGCGGCTGGAGCGCCTGCGCAAGGGCCTGCGGGGGCGCGCCGAGGTGCGCCCGACGTCCGCGCGCTGGGCCTGGGTGGAGTACATGCTGGCCCAGTGCGGCCCTGAGGCGGGGCTGGCGGCCATGGACGCCTGGAAGGCCGGCGGCAACTTCTCCGCATGGAAGAAGGCCTTCGAGGCCCGTGGCTGTGAGCCGTACCTGGCCCGGCGGGTGGAGGATGGCCGGCGCAACCCTGTCCTGTGGCCCACGGTGCCAGGAACCGCGCCCCCGGCGTCCGCCGCCTGA
- a CDS encoding DUF4920 domain-containing protein, giving the protein MNTLRTSLMLLVAVPLVALAGDKTSAKAGKAAEADCHHPPAPQAAAKSEATPAAAADTGWKLTRGEPLKGAKAVKLADVLARPQAHDGKTVLLEGQVRKACERKGCWMELAASGQDKGPGVRVTFKDYGFFVPLDSAGSQARVEGVLKVAELSDSRAQHYESEGAIVPRGADGKPREVQLVATGVELRR; this is encoded by the coding sequence ATGAACACGCTCCGCACGTCCCTGATGCTGCTGGTCGCCGTTCCCCTGGTCGCCCTCGCGGGTGACAAGACGTCCGCCAAGGCCGGCAAGGCCGCCGAGGCCGACTGTCACCACCCCCCGGCCCCCCAGGCCGCGGCGAAGAGCGAGGCCACGCCCGCGGCGGCCGCGGACACTGGCTGGAAGCTCACCCGCGGCGAGCCGCTCAAGGGCGCCAAGGCGGTGAAGCTCGCGGACGTGCTGGCCAGGCCCCAGGCCCACGACGGCAAGACGGTGCTGCTCGAGGGCCAGGTGCGCAAGGCCTGTGAGCGCAAGGGCTGCTGGATGGAGCTGGCGGCGAGCGGCCAGGACAAGGGGCCGGGCGTGCGCGTGACGTTCAAGGACTATGGCTTCTTCGTCCCCCTGGACTCCGCGGGCTCGCAGGCGCGCGTGGAAGGCGTGCTGAAGGTGGCCGAGCTGAGCGACAGCCGCGCCCAGCACTACGAGTCGGAGGGCGCCATCGTCCCCCGCGGCGCCGACGGCAAGCCGCGCGAGGTGCAGCTGGTGGCCACGGGCGTCGAACTGCGCCGCTGA
- a CDS encoding DUF2752 domain-containing protein has protein sequence MKVIIPPRNRRFSTVDALGLAGVVGLLVARYIPVARIIPFWGCVLREQTGWPCLGCGLTRVADRVSHLNFAGAWEANPLGTVAALLFALAAVVMVLHLVFAMPIPQVEFSPREWSVLGVLAPIIILVNYAYVVVKTRFPHLLL, from the coding sequence TTGAAGGTCATCATCCCTCCCCGCAACCGCCGTTTCAGCACCGTGGACGCCCTGGGCCTCGCTGGCGTGGTGGGCCTGCTGGTGGCGCGCTACATCCCGGTGGCCCGCATCATCCCCTTCTGGGGCTGTGTGCTCCGCGAGCAGACAGGCTGGCCCTGCCTCGGCTGCGGCCTGACGCGCGTGGCCGACCGGGTGTCGCACCTCAACTTCGCCGGCGCCTGGGAGGCCAACCCCCTGGGGACGGTGGCGGCCCTCCTGTTCGCCCTGGCGGCGGTGGTCATGGTGCTGCACCTGGTGTTCGCCATGCCCATCCCCCAGGTAGAGTTCTCCCCCCGCGAGTGGAGCGTCCTGGGCGTCCTGGCGCCCATCATCATCCTGGTCAATTACGCCTACGTGGTGGTGAAGACGCGCTTCCCCCACCTGCTGCTGTAG